The following coding sequences lie in one Asterias amurensis chromosome 18, ASM3211899v1 genomic window:
- the LOC139950462 gene encoding ribosome biogenesis protein BMS1 homolog, whose product MDSERSDHKTHRKTQAGPKAKKKKDKTPHEQEQTARERNPKAFAINSFNKRARSVRRTLDIKTKKHHIPVVDRTPLEPPPIVIAVVGPPKVGKSTLIRCLVRNFTKHKLTTIQGPITVVSGKKRRLTFIECNNDINCMIDLAKVADLVLLLVDASFGFEMETFEFLNIVQVHGFPKIMGVLTHLDLMKNNKALQKTKKRLKNRFWTEIYQGAKLFYLSGMVYGDYQNREILNLGRFISVMKFRPLVWRTTHPYVLADRMEDLTDPELCRQNAKCDRTVSLYGYMRGTPMKRGCNIHIPGCGDFPTKDISFLPDPCPLPNKEKKRALNEKERLIYAPLSGVGGIIYDKDVVYIDLGTNQPHSETTQEEEQPANELVSSLITTQHTLDTKMAASKLSLFHDSVPMTSEEVSSNNVRPGSMPTEEAVEDADGRVRRRAVFGKEDEEEEESDEEDEDDSEEEDEEDDEDEEEEEVRPPIKSKMSDEAPLRKKIKQDLDDVAFADSDDELEFPRSSPRKKSSSSSKTDKSISSQKKMTSKQKIRGMSEEESEEDEDEDSDVSMEDGDSDDIQADEGETDNGEDLDSDLEVTFRTSGGSNVKNGIESSTKGERTKKKRNENLLGDQAAEKFDQPKLKEDDFGGEFSEQEEEEDDSDAGDEEDEDEDEDEEEEADSDDDEDGENFGDDSTFGSGHLKWKDNLLQKASLSFLKQQNSTPNLRKLVYGSGASQYDAEEEEDEDEDVGGLFKITKPEKESKSTRRREMNSRDCTSFPVEQVRDWTLDEVKQLISDCFVTGNWERKDDAKMLLEQDDDLYGDFEDLETGEVHHGNKPKTEDDSEDSNDDKDNDDEENDQDEDQSQPKEEREKTDKQKRLEQKRKLKQAFDLDYDGKGDGDYFDDMKTQMAEQAQLNRAEFEDLDDELRTQYEGFRPGLYVRVEVTGVPCEFVNNFNPTYPVILGGLLSSEDNIGYVQMRLKKHRWHSRILKTRDPLIFSVGWRRFQTIPLYCMQDHNMRTRLLKYTPEHLHCTACIWGPITPQGTGVLAVQSVAGRNPGFRIAATGVILDLDKSLNVVKKLKLTGTPLKIHKNTAFISGMFNTPLEVARFEGASVRSVSGIRGQIKKALRKPEGAFRASFEDKLLMSDIIFLRTWVPVEIPKFYNPVTTLLLPKDEKDTWTGMRTVGQIRKDKNIKLVANQDSLYKPTERKIHHFSALRIPRALQRALPFKDKPKKVGKKAKQRGGGGKSYRGVVLEPEEKKVASLMSQLSTLYKERQRNEKQAMVKRVKIHRKKVKEIEQQRDTRQKQAKQELYRALGKMQKRKERGKNRD is encoded by the exons ATGGATTCTGAACGGTCAGATCACAAAACTCACCGTAAGACACAAGCTGGGCCTAAggcaaagaagaagaaagacaaGACGCCGCATGAACAAGAGCAGACTGCTAGAGAGAGAAACCCCAAAGCATTTGCCATCAACTCGTTCAACAAGAGGGCAAGAAGTGTGCGCAG AACGTTAGACATTAAGACAAAGAAGCACCATATTCCTGTGGTTGATCGAACACCTCTTGAGCCCCCGCCCATTGTCATCGCCGTTGTGGGTCCCCCGAAGGTCGGCAAAAGCACTCTCATCCGTTGCCTGGTGAGGAACTTCACCAAACACAAGCTCACAACTATCCAGGGACCGATCACTGTCGTGTCAG GAAAGAAGAGAAGGTTGACCTTCATCGAGTGTAACAATGACATCAACTGCATGATTGACCTGGCAAAGGTCGCTGACCTG gttCTGCTCCTCGTCGATGCCAGTTTCGGTTTTGAGATGGAGACCTTCGAGTTCCTGAACATTGTTCAGGTGCACGGGTTCCCCAAGATCATGGGTGTCTTAACCCATCTGGATCTGATGAAGAACAACAAGGCCCTGCAGAAGACCAAGAAACGTCTCAAGAACAGATTCTGGACTGAGATTTACCAG ggaGCCAAGCTATTCTACCTTTCTGGTATGGTTTACGGCGACTACCAGAACAGAGAGATACTCAACCTGGGCCGGTTCATATCCGTCATGAAGTTCCGTCCGTTAGTCTGGCGTACAACTCATCCATACGTCCTTGCAGACAG AATGGAAGATCTGACGGACCCAGAGCTATGTCGACAGAATGCAAAATGTGACCGGACTGTGAGTCTGTACGGTTACATGCGAGGGACCCCCATGAAGAGAGGCTGTAACATTCATATCCCTG GCTGTGGTGACTTTCCAACCAAAGACATCTCCTTCCTCCCTGACCCTTGCCCCCTCCCTAACAAGGAGAAGAAGAGGGCGCTAAACGAGAAGGAACGTCTGATTTACGCACCGTTGTCTGGTGTCGGCGGAATCATCTACGATAAAGACGTTGTGTACATTGATCTGGGAACCAATCAACCTCACAGCGAAACCACACAG GAAGAGGAACAGCCAGCCAATGAGCTCGTCTCTAGTCTCATTACCACCCAGCATACCTTGGataccaagatggccgccagtAAGCTTTCTCTCTTCCATGATTCTGTACCCATGACGTCCGAGGAGGTGTCTAGTAATAACGTCCGACCTGGTTCCATGCCGACGGAGGAAGCTGTAGAAGATGCGGATGGCCGCGTCAGGAGGCGGGCTGTGTTTGGGAAGgaggatgaagaagaagaagaaagcgACGAAGAG gacgAGGATGATTCGgaggaagaagatgaagaagacgatgaagatgaagaagaagaagaagtccGACCGCCGATTAAGTCTAAGATGTCTGACGAGGCACCGctcaggaaaaaaatcaaacaa GACTTGGATGACGTTGCCTTCGCCGACAGCGACGACGAGTTAGAATTTCCTCGATCATCGCCGAGGAAGAAATCGTCATCCAGCAGCAAAACAGATAAGAGCATCTCATCACAAAAGAAGATGACAAGCAAGCAGAAGATACGAGGCATGAGTGAGGAGGAAAGTGaagaggatgaggatgaggatagTGATGTATCCATGGAGGATGGAGACAGCGATGACATTCAAGCTGATGAAGGTGAAACAGACAACGGTGAAGATTTAGACTCGGACCTCGAAGTAACTTTTAGAACTAGCGGCGGGAGCAATGTTAAAAATGGTATTGAATCCAGCACGAAGGGAGAGAGGACTAAAAAGAAACGGAATGAGAATCTTCTCGGAGATCAAGCTGCTGAGAAATTCGATCAGCCGAAGCTGAAGGAGGACGATTTTGGAGGGGAGTTCAGTGAGCAAGAAGAGGAGGAAGATGATAGTGATGCAGGAGAcgaagaagatgaagatgaagatgaagatgaagaggaGGAGGCAGATTcagatgatgatgaagatggtGAAAACTTTGGTGACGACTCAACCTTTGGTTCAG GTCACTTAAAGTGGAAGGACAACCTGTTACAGAAAGCGTCCCTATCCTTTCTGAAGCAGCAGAACAGCACACCCAACCTCCGGAAACTCGTCTACGGCAGTG GAGCAAGCCAATATGACGCTGAGGAggaagaagatgaagatgaagacgTAGGAGGTCTCTTTAAGATCACCAAACCTGAGAAGGAATCAAAGAGCACGAGGAGACGAGAGATGAACAGCCGAGATTGTACCAGCTTCCCAGTGGAGCAAGTCCGAGACTGGACCTTAGACGAG GTCAAACAACTTATTAGTGACTGCTTTGTGACCGGCAATTGGGAGCGCAAAGACGACGCTAAGATGTTACTGGAACAGGATG ATGATCTGTACGGCGACTTTGAAGACCTTGAGACGGGGGAAGTTCACCATGGCAACAAACCCAAAACAGAGGATGACTCGGAAGACAGCAACGATGACAAAGACAACGATGACGAAGAAAACGACCAAGATGAAGATCAGTCCCAACCCAAGGAGGAGCGGGAGAAGACGGACAAACAGAAACGCCTCGAGCAGAAGAGGAAACTGAAGCAAGCGTTCGACTTGGATTACGACGGGAAAGGAGACGGTGATTACTTCGACGATATGAAGACGCAGATGGCTGAACAAGCACAG CTGAATCGTGCTGAATTTGAAGATCTGGATGATGAGTTGAGAACACAGTATGAAGGCTTCCGGCCTGGACTGTACGTCAGAGTAGAG GTGACCGGCGTACCGTGTGAGTTTGTCAACAATTTTAATCCCACATATCCTGTCATACTTGGTGGATTGTTGAGCAGCGAAGACAATATCGGCTACGTACAG ATGAGACTTAAGAAGCACAGATGGCACAGCCGCATCCTCAAGACGAGGGATCCTCTCATCTTTTCCGTGGGGTGGCGCCGTTTCCAGACCATCCCTCTGTATTGTATGCAAGACCATAACATGAGGACCAGACTACTCAAGTACACTCCTGAGCATCTGCATTGCACGGCCTGCATTTGGG GGCCGATTACCCCACAAGGCACGGGAGTGTTGGCTGTGCAGTCGGTGGCTGGAAGAAAT CCGGGATTTCGTATCGCGGCGACGGGAGTCATTCTGGATCTGGACAAATCACTGAACGTCGTCAAGAAGTTGAAACTCACAGGGACTCCACTAAAGATCCATAAAAACACAGCTTTCATAAGT GGTATGTTCAACACACCTTTGGAAGTAGCAAGGTTTGAGGGTGCTTCGGTACGCAGTGTCAGTGGCATACGTGGCCAGATCAAGAAAGCGTTACGGAAACCAGAGGGCGCTTTCAGAGCGTCCTTTGAAGACAAATTGCTGATGAGTG ATATCATCTTTTTGAGAACATGGGTACCCGTGGAGATTCCAAAGTTCTACAATCCGGTGACGACGTTACTTCTGCCGAAAGACGAGAAGGACACTTGGACGGGTATGAGGACTGTCGGCCAGATCAGGAAAGATAAGAACATCAAGCTGGTGGCCAATCAGGATTCactctacaag ccTACCGAGAGAAAGATTCATCACTTCAGTGCGTTGCGTATTCCTCGAGCCCTACAGAGGGCGCTACCCTTTAAAGATAAACCCAAGAAAGTGGGAAAGAAAGCAAAGCAGAGAGGTGGTGGAGGCAAGAGTTACAGAGGTGTCGTGCTGGAGCCGGAAGAGAAGAAG GTTGCATCCCTAATGAGTCAACTCAGTACACTGTACAAGGAAAGACAGCGGAACGAAAAGCAGGCCATGGTGAAAAGAGTCAAAATCCACAGAAAGAAG gtcAAGGAAATCGAACAGCAAAGGGACACACGACAGAAGCAGGCAAAGCAAGAATTATACCGAGCCCTCGGCAAAATGCAAAAGAGGAAAGAGAGAGGGAAAAATCGAGACTAA
- the LOC139950717 gene encoding uncharacterized protein isoform X1: MMNSQQSSPRPQAVSMATTPPSTATLSPANLNPPILVEQPKNLMMSPSPSASSPVILPPVVPPPAHQRLSLPQLTSALTSANLSPNSGLGPPTLSPSHHPHHSPSAVFPSGSSPVSASPIPMTVTSPIGKHGGCLGALTASVNALQRPASTSGHYLVQHSPKSPPSTALVSGVPVGIRHLRPVLKTSVGGKSDQAVIITTQTPIFNRSHHSQTTTTMVNLPGTSPMSTLVRVTPSMQQAIHNAQPRPLIIQPRMMGGLGLITTADVPLIRGVTSTMVNNPTLINPYNVPQSKLHSALTGFSDGSPPRIHLPPSPHGPLSLVAQVQPQGKCTSFTMHPSKSIPHANVTLHPQMRHIAPAKAPISHVPLQPKRPPPYPTGAGSPISHHPLSPGASYAMKHNISKMKNPSPATKPGSQVKPIKPVQQQGQRSEVKMVKPVQREKKSPLIPVAVPPLVVPTAPVRPDVTSTVEPQQQTKAPAGQSELVTLQPRAEVVGVTEGVARVERQIPKAVVKPQVLTHVIDGFIIEESKEPFSNWKQTGACANLPASRIGPSSLWSDEYPQLDPRLQQSQMSSRRDDGRQQDGMQSLKRSAPDNQEMSDGMPLRCEFCGKVDRPHKFKRSKRFCSLACSKRYNVGCSKRLGLFAPQRENHERIKHKMKLQVKAKPLKGSRGKHGRLSFNVDRPWCTGQSFGHFPQGERMYSQDQQQQGSSSMSTTSAAMSNPTAATNQDRESNSSSAGPSEESSSLESSMTFSPSPNSEVDETPPVSDDAFDDPAGPEGDPAKWSVQDVYDFIHTLPGCSDYADEFLRQEIDGQALMLLKEDHLMTAMNMKLGPALKIISRIYSLKEKI, from the exons ATGATGAACAGTCAGCAGTCCAGTCCAAGACCTCAGGCTGTTTCCATGGCGACCACTCCACCTTCAACAGCAACGCTGTCTCCGGCTAACTTGAACCCACCAATACTAGTAGAGCAGCCTAAAAAT ctGATGATGTCACCGTCTCCTTCAGCGTCGTCTCCAGTCATCCTCCCTCCTGTTGTCCCGCCTCCAGCTCATCAACGTCTCTCCTTACCACAGCTGACTAGTGCACTCACATCAGCGAATCTGTCTCCAAACAGTG GTTTGGGACCACCAACCCTAAGCCCGTCCCATCATCCTCACCACTCTCCCTCGGCCGTGTTTCCAAGCGGATCCTCCCCTGTATCAGCATCTCCAATACCCATGACTGTAACCAGTCCGATAGGCAAGCATGGTGGGTGTCTCGGTGCTCTAACAGCCTCTGTGAACGCCCTACAGCGCCCCGCCAGCACCTCCGGCCACTACCTCGTCCAGCATTCCCCAAAGAGCCCTCCATCAACAGCTTTAGTCAGTGGGGTACCAGTCGGCATAAGACACCTCCGTCCAGTGCTCAAGACCTCAGTGGGAGGCAAATCAGACCAGGCGGTCATCATCACCACTCAGACCCCGATATTTAACCGATCTCACCACTCACAGACCACCACAACCATGGTGAACCTCCCGGGCACATCCCCGATGTCCACCCTGGTGCGCGTGACCCCGTCAATGCAGCAGGCTATCCACAACGCCCAGCCACGCCCTCTCATCATCCAACCCCGTATGATGGGCGGTTTGGGGTTAATCACCACCGCCGATGTACCCCTGATCCGCGGTGTCACCTCAACAATGGTGAACAACCCCACCCTGATTAACCCATACAACGTTCCCCAGTCAAAGCTTCACTCTGCCCTGACTGGTTTCAGTGATGGATCACCACCTAGAATCCATCTCCCTCCCTCCCCACACGGGCCTCTTAGCTTGGTGGCACAGGTCCAACCCCAAGGAAAATGCACATCCTTCACCATGCATCCATCCAAGTCAATCCCCCACGCCAATGTTACGCTCCATCCTCAAATGAGACACATCGCCCCTGCTAAAGCCCCAATATCCCACGTCCCGTTGCAACCTAAACGACCCCCACCTTACCCAACCGGGGCCGGGAGTCCCATATCCCATCATCCACTGTCGCCCGGTGCCTCATACGCCATGAAACACAACATTTCCAAAATGAAGAATCCCTCGCCTGCCACCAAACCAGGCTCACAAGTTAAACCGATCAAGCCAGTCCAGCAGCAAGGTCAACGGTCAGAGGTCAAGATGGTGAAACCTGTGCAACGGGAGAAGAAATCACCCTTGATCCCGGTAGCTGTCCCACCCCTTGTGGTTCCCACCGCACCCGTTAGACCTGACGTGACGTCTACGGTAGAACCACAACAACAGACGAAAGCACCAGCCGGCCAGTCGGAGCTGGTCACTCTTCAGCCGAGGGCAGAGGTCGTCGGGGTGACCGAGGGGGTGGCCAGAGTGGAGAGACAAATCCCTAAGGCTGTGGTCAAACCTCAGGTGCTGACCCATGTCATTGACGGTTTCATCATTGAAGAGTCTAAAGAACCGTTCTCG AACTGGAAACAGACAGGAGCTTGCGCCAACCTGCCTGCTTCAAGA ATCGGCCCATCCTCACTGTGGTCCGATGAGTACCCTCAACTAGACCCAAGGCTACAGCAGTCTCAGATGAGCTCAAGGAGAGACGATGGACGACAACAAGATGGAATGCAGTCGCTTAAACGATCAG CGCCTGACAACCAAGAGATGTCCGATGGCATGCCGCTCCGCTGCGAGTTCTGTGGCAAAGTAGACCGCCCTCACAAGTTCAAACGCTCCAAGAGGTTCTGCTCGCTGGCTTGCAGCAAGCGCTACAACGTGGGCTGCAGCAAGAGACTCGGGCTGTTCGCACCACAACGGGAGAACCACGAGAGGATTAAGCATAAGATGAAACTACAAGTGAAGGCAAAACCACTCAAAGGCTCCAGAGGGAAGCACGGACGTCTCAGCTTCAATGTCGACAGACCGTGG TGTACTGGTCAGTCATTCGGCCACTTTCCACAAGGCGAAAGGATGTACAGTCAAGACCAGCAGCAGCAGGGAAGCTCCTCAATGTCCACTACATCTGCCGCCATGTccaatcccaccgctgccaccaaCCAAGATAGGGAAAGCAACAGCAGCAGCGCTGGACCGTCAGAGGAATCCTCATCCCTGGAGTCGTCCATGACTTTCTCCCCGTCTCCCAACAGCGAAGTGGACGAGACTCCACCGGTTTCGGACGATGCCTTCGATGATCCGGCCGGTCCTGAAGGAGATCCGGCCAAGTGGTCGGTCCAAGACGTCTACGATTTCATCCACACACTACCAGGCTGCTCGGATTACGCCGACGAGTTCTTGAGGCAGGAGATCGATGGTCAGGCCTTGATGCTTCTCAAGGAGGACCACTTGATGACAGCAATGAACATGAAACTCGGTCCAGCTCTAAAAATTATCAGCCGAATTTACTCACTGAAAGAGAAAATATAA
- the LOC139950717 gene encoding uncharacterized protein isoform X2, with protein sequence MMNSQQSSPRPQAVSMATTPPSTATLSPANLNPPILVEQPKNLMMSPSPSASSPVILPPVVPPPAHQRLSLPQLTSALTSANLSPNSGLGPPTLSPSHHPHHSPSAVFPSGSSPVSASPIPMTVTSPIGKHGGCLGALTASVNALQRPASTSGHYLVQHSPKSPPSTALVSGVPVGIRHLRPVLKTSVGGKSDQAVIITTQTPIFNRSHHSQTTTTMVNLPGTSPMSTLVRVTPSMQQAIHNAQPRPLIIQPRMMGGLGLITTADVPLIRGVTSTMVNNPTLINPYNVPQSKLHSALTGFSDGSPPRIHLPPSPHGPLSLVAQVQPQGKCTSFTMHPSKSIPHANVTLHPQMRHIAPAKAPISHVPLQPKRPPPYPTGAGSPISHHPLSPGASYAMKHNISKMKNPSPATKPGSQVKPIKPVQQQGQRSEVKMVKPVQREKKSPLIPVAVPPLVVPTAPVRPDVTSTVEPQQQTKAPAGQSELVTLQPRAEVVGVTEGVARVERQIPKAVVKPQVLTHVIDGFIIEESKEPFSIGPSSLWSDEYPQLDPRLQQSQMSSRRDDGRQQDGMQSLKRSAPDNQEMSDGMPLRCEFCGKVDRPHKFKRSKRFCSLACSKRYNVGCSKRLGLFAPQRENHERIKHKMKLQVKAKPLKGSRGKHGRLSFNVDRPWCTGQSFGHFPQGERMYSQDQQQQGSSSMSTTSAAMSNPTAATNQDRESNSSSAGPSEESSSLESSMTFSPSPNSEVDETPPVSDDAFDDPAGPEGDPAKWSVQDVYDFIHTLPGCSDYADEFLRQEIDGQALMLLKEDHLMTAMNMKLGPALKIISRIYSLKEKI encoded by the exons ATGATGAACAGTCAGCAGTCCAGTCCAAGACCTCAGGCTGTTTCCATGGCGACCACTCCACCTTCAACAGCAACGCTGTCTCCGGCTAACTTGAACCCACCAATACTAGTAGAGCAGCCTAAAAAT ctGATGATGTCACCGTCTCCTTCAGCGTCGTCTCCAGTCATCCTCCCTCCTGTTGTCCCGCCTCCAGCTCATCAACGTCTCTCCTTACCACAGCTGACTAGTGCACTCACATCAGCGAATCTGTCTCCAAACAGTG GTTTGGGACCACCAACCCTAAGCCCGTCCCATCATCCTCACCACTCTCCCTCGGCCGTGTTTCCAAGCGGATCCTCCCCTGTATCAGCATCTCCAATACCCATGACTGTAACCAGTCCGATAGGCAAGCATGGTGGGTGTCTCGGTGCTCTAACAGCCTCTGTGAACGCCCTACAGCGCCCCGCCAGCACCTCCGGCCACTACCTCGTCCAGCATTCCCCAAAGAGCCCTCCATCAACAGCTTTAGTCAGTGGGGTACCAGTCGGCATAAGACACCTCCGTCCAGTGCTCAAGACCTCAGTGGGAGGCAAATCAGACCAGGCGGTCATCATCACCACTCAGACCCCGATATTTAACCGATCTCACCACTCACAGACCACCACAACCATGGTGAACCTCCCGGGCACATCCCCGATGTCCACCCTGGTGCGCGTGACCCCGTCAATGCAGCAGGCTATCCACAACGCCCAGCCACGCCCTCTCATCATCCAACCCCGTATGATGGGCGGTTTGGGGTTAATCACCACCGCCGATGTACCCCTGATCCGCGGTGTCACCTCAACAATGGTGAACAACCCCACCCTGATTAACCCATACAACGTTCCCCAGTCAAAGCTTCACTCTGCCCTGACTGGTTTCAGTGATGGATCACCACCTAGAATCCATCTCCCTCCCTCCCCACACGGGCCTCTTAGCTTGGTGGCACAGGTCCAACCCCAAGGAAAATGCACATCCTTCACCATGCATCCATCCAAGTCAATCCCCCACGCCAATGTTACGCTCCATCCTCAAATGAGACACATCGCCCCTGCTAAAGCCCCAATATCCCACGTCCCGTTGCAACCTAAACGACCCCCACCTTACCCAACCGGGGCCGGGAGTCCCATATCCCATCATCCACTGTCGCCCGGTGCCTCATACGCCATGAAACACAACATTTCCAAAATGAAGAATCCCTCGCCTGCCACCAAACCAGGCTCACAAGTTAAACCGATCAAGCCAGTCCAGCAGCAAGGTCAACGGTCAGAGGTCAAGATGGTGAAACCTGTGCAACGGGAGAAGAAATCACCCTTGATCCCGGTAGCTGTCCCACCCCTTGTGGTTCCCACCGCACCCGTTAGACCTGACGTGACGTCTACGGTAGAACCACAACAACAGACGAAAGCACCAGCCGGCCAGTCGGAGCTGGTCACTCTTCAGCCGAGGGCAGAGGTCGTCGGGGTGACCGAGGGGGTGGCCAGAGTGGAGAGACAAATCCCTAAGGCTGTGGTCAAACCTCAGGTGCTGACCCATGTCATTGACGGTTTCATCATTGAAGAGTCTAAAGAACCGTTCTCG ATCGGCCCATCCTCACTGTGGTCCGATGAGTACCCTCAACTAGACCCAAGGCTACAGCAGTCTCAGATGAGCTCAAGGAGAGACGATGGACGACAACAAGATGGAATGCAGTCGCTTAAACGATCAG CGCCTGACAACCAAGAGATGTCCGATGGCATGCCGCTCCGCTGCGAGTTCTGTGGCAAAGTAGACCGCCCTCACAAGTTCAAACGCTCCAAGAGGTTCTGCTCGCTGGCTTGCAGCAAGCGCTACAACGTGGGCTGCAGCAAGAGACTCGGGCTGTTCGCACCACAACGGGAGAACCACGAGAGGATTAAGCATAAGATGAAACTACAAGTGAAGGCAAAACCACTCAAAGGCTCCAGAGGGAAGCACGGACGTCTCAGCTTCAATGTCGACAGACCGTGG TGTACTGGTCAGTCATTCGGCCACTTTCCACAAGGCGAAAGGATGTACAGTCAAGACCAGCAGCAGCAGGGAAGCTCCTCAATGTCCACTACATCTGCCGCCATGTccaatcccaccgctgccaccaaCCAAGATAGGGAAAGCAACAGCAGCAGCGCTGGACCGTCAGAGGAATCCTCATCCCTGGAGTCGTCCATGACTTTCTCCCCGTCTCCCAACAGCGAAGTGGACGAGACTCCACCGGTTTCGGACGATGCCTTCGATGATCCGGCCGGTCCTGAAGGAGATCCGGCCAAGTGGTCGGTCCAAGACGTCTACGATTTCATCCACACACTACCAGGCTGCTCGGATTACGCCGACGAGTTCTTGAGGCAGGAGATCGATGGTCAGGCCTTGATGCTTCTCAAGGAGGACCACTTGATGACAGCAATGAACATGAAACTCGGTCCAGCTCTAAAAATTATCAGCCGAATTTACTCACTGAAAGAGAAAATATAA
- the LOC139950535 gene encoding large ribosomal subunit protein uL29m-like, which yields MSAPMAGRTMFSLAKVMDKFSYFRAISSKCHLPGTVTSTSTDAVNSGPKIRCSLTKCAAHVKHRGLTSHHQQLLNTLPVASSQQRQFHRSPFHQGLEEFFDDPKNYGEPDVKAGRHWEVDDIRLKDNATLHKLWYVLLKEKNMLLTLEAEALRQDRFMPGEERLEKVEKSMSNIQQVIRERNEALTELKTGHKDEHPGKMVYTPFGYRRYLKPREHYVPSYLNKHYQRKRYVYAPYVRKIMGKWMEQEQDNRKKENRRRHNTERKLKKRFPNADVWQND from the exons ATGTCTGCCCCCATGGCAGGTCGCACGATGTTCTCTCTGGCAAAGGTAATGGACAAGTTTTCTTATTTTCGtgcaatttcatcaaaatgcCATCTGCCCGGAACAGTTACCTCAACCTCAACAGATGCTGTCAACAGTGGTCCAAAAATCAGATGTTCGCTTACAAAATG tgCGGCACATGTAAAGCATCGAGGGCTCACATCACATCATCAGCAGCTCTTAAACACTCTACCAGTCGCCAGCAGCCAACAGAGACAATTTCATAGGAGCCCATTTCACCAAGGCCTTGAGGAATTCTTTGACGATCCGAAAAATTATGGAGAGCCTGACGTGAAAGCAG GGAGACATTGGGAAGTTGATGACATCCGACTTAAAGACAACGCAACGCTGCATAAGCTTTG GTACGTGCTGttaaaggaaaaaaatatgttactgaCGCTGGAGGCTGAGGCTTTGAGGCAAGACCGGTTCATGCCAGGGGAAGAAAGATTAGAAAAG GTGGAAAAGTCCATGAGTAACATACAGCAGGTGATCAGAGAAAGGAACGAGGCACTGACTGAGCTGAAGACGGGACACAAAGACGAACACCCCGGCAAGATGGTGTACACACCGTTCGGATATAGGCGTTACCTGAAACCACGGGAGCACTATGTTCCATCTTATCTCAACAAACAT TATCAGCGGAAGCGTTACGTCTACGCGCCGTACGTGcggaaaataatgggaaaatggATGGAACAGGAGCAAGACAACAGGAAGAAGGAAAATAGGCGACGTCATAATACCGAAAGGAAACTCAAGAAGAGATTCCCGAACGCGGATGTGTGGCAAAATGATTGA